TACTATGAGTAAGTGTGcaacttttaataaatttgtattatttttcacaattaaacaagtggttaaaaaaaattaaattttgtcagTCCCTATCGTTTGACCTGATCTGATAGTCAAGGCACTAGACTGACTcgttcattatacccttgcgaATGGCAttttgatttcagtcagaagcttgcaacgcagtgaagaaagacgtttccgatcccgtaaagtatatatattcttgatcagcaccactATACGAGTCGATTTGTCCGccagtctgtccgtttctatgcaaactagtctctcagttttgaagctattgggatgaaactttcaaaAAGTCTTCTATCTATCGCAGGCAGTATAAAAGTCAAAACCGAcagaatttgtaaaatttttaaaattttatatagctgccataggaacgatctgaaaattaatggaaaactaATTGGAAagaaattatagctccgttggtttttattgtattctcctctactctgggatatgactctttttttagtgtttcagaatttcgaattaaatttacaacagtATGACCACAATATTTTATAGCCGCCATAGGAcggaaagaaaaaataatacgaaatttaacactttgtaatttaataggaacgatctgcaagtgtatataagcttcggctggccgaacctagctttctttctcgttttttctatttttttcaaaagtaaaGGTGATCtaataattactttttatttttgtagatATCAGTTTGACAGTATGCGGGAGAAAGGATTTCCAGATCTTAATGAAGACTATGAGTTATCCTGGAAGTTTGTTGGTCTCTTCGCTTTGGTTTGGGCAAtggttgcatttattttttataaattctcgGAGGCGGCAAAGTTTGGAAAATTCATACGGTACATGGTCATTGTGACACTGGTTCTTCTTCTAGTGTGCTTCGTGCGTTTTCTTTTTCTCCCTGGAGGTCTTTCGTGGCTAGGAAAATATATAGCTCCAAAGCCACGTTTCTGGGCCATGGGAACTTTCTCAACATTTACAGTCGCTATAAGGGTCTTTGGAGCTGGCTGGGGCAGTGTAATAGCCCTGTCCAGTTTCAATGGATTCAAGACAAACATATTGTCGTACAGTTGGATTATTTCCTTCGGACAGATCGTTATATGCATTTTATTCAGCTTGGTTGCCTTTAtgctggaacactatttcACAGGTAATCATTATATTaccatatattttttcaaatttttttctaaacatTGGATAAACGCTTTCAGAGCTTGGTGAAGGTTCAGATGAAACCGATGTACTGAACCTTTGGGTGATGATATTGTCCAGTGCCAGTGTGTTGTCCACAATGGGTTGGCCAAACATGTGGACTTTGATTTACTACACTACGTTATTAATGGCGGCTCTTATTTCGATAGTATGTAtagttatttaaatacatatttcgtTATTGTcactaattaaattttgaataatacattaatgaacaaaaacatatttcccatTGCAGACGACACAAATATTCACTGTTCTTCAAAGTTTGCTTGATGAGTTTGAGAAACTTAGATTGAGAAAACAGGAGGTAACCTTTGGCCTTATTGGTGGCCTTGCAGTATGTTCCCTCTTCTTTTGTACAAATGTAAGTACCCAATACATTTttgcatattaaataaatattttttaaacctgatataatttatttttctatgtttTCCAGCATGGTATTTCGTTCTTTTGTTCCTTCTATTCAGATGCCATTTTGCTCCATTTACTGCTTCTTTTGGTGGTTTTGTGGATCTACGGCCTAGAACGTTTCCAGCGGGATATTGAGTTTATGCTGGGTTACCAATTGCCTTCCGGGATTATATATGTACTCCGTTATATAGCTCCACTTATTTTACTGATTTATATGGTTTGTTACGGATTTATAgtattgtttttagttttgtaaCTTCTTAATTGTATTCTTTTTCTTAATAGCCAATAAGTTTAAGATGGTCCATAGAAGATTTGGTTTTTACCTCTGTAGGGGTCTTCGTGACGACTATTATACTGGTGTGGTTACCCATTCTGGCAATACCTGGCTACGGATTTTACTGTCTTGCCCAGAGCACTGGAACCGTTTGGGATCGCTTAAAACGCACCTGTCGACCCACAGATTGGTATCCGGTGGAGTTGAATCATCGCCAGCAGTATGAGGAAGCTGTAGGAAACATTGAAACCCACCAGCTTGTCGAGGTTACCGAGGATATAAACTAGTTtagttataattaaaaataattgaataatttcaatgtagatttgatcaaaaatattaaaaattgccaattttaaatgttaatgaaCTCATTTTTCCCACTATTTGAGTTTAAATCacttaatatttttgcctaatgaaactttaattttgaCCTTCTTTTAGGTACTTATGTCgtgattttatattaaatatttataaatttaatatttaataatatttatttaatatagtaATATAGGTAAAATTTTTCAATGGAATTTagttagaaaatatttgtatgacACCCCTAAATATAATAAGTAGTTTGAGCATCTCTGTCCGGCGCGACGAGTTAAATAACGAACTATTGTCGGGCTCAGATTCAGTTTGTCGGCATCAGTTCTACTAATTTGTCAgtctatttaaagaaaaacgtTCGCAGATCGTTCGCTGAACACAAGATCCAATTAATTTAAGTAGAAATACTATTTGAAAATCAATCTTCGTGCTGACTAATATTGTCGATTCAACATGGTATTTGAAACTTCTCATGGCATTGGACAAAAACGCTTTTCTCCAGATCTAAATcgagggaaatgggaaaaatctACAGACTATATATTTGCTTGCTTAGGATTAGGTCTAAAGATGGATGCATTTGATTTCACATATTATGTACACAAGGATATGGGCAGTAAGTAATGAAAATGTGTggcaaaagtgttaaaatatgAAACAATTGATTTTTTAGTTCTTGGAGTATTGGTGTATTTTCTGTGCATGGTACTATATTTGGTTCCAGTCATAGCCATCCACTCCTTCATGGGGCAGTTCTCAAGCAGTGGATTTATCTCCGCTTTTCGTCTGTCTCCTTTTTTCAAAGGCAAGTCCCTACAAATGAAATTCAGATACTTAAcctattttattgaaattttaattttaggcaTGGGATACTTAAGTGTTTTTCTGTCTCTCTCCATGCTCACTTACTATAGCATTTATGCTGCTATTCCGCTCTTGTTcattataaatagttttaagcCCACTTTACCGTGGGCTTGTGAAGGATTAAAATCTTGGTACAACGAAAGCTATGGACGATCAACTGtaggaaaatattacaaattaatttgtataaaatttgtatcattttcttggttttttaaGATTTGTAACCAGACAATCAATATGGAGGATtctaaattccaaaacaatacaaaaaagaGGGAAATTTATGTACCTTCCCTACTCTACTTTGAGTAAGTATGCAATTCTAACATTTcttgcattattatttttataacattttcaaaattgaGAGAGATAGAAATGTCCATAACgcaaaataaagttttctaACTACTTTTTTAGGCaataacatttttctttaattcaatcaaaaaatttttaggatattttataactattgaataattttatttaaatttgttttgttggaAGAGGATACTGATACTCGTAGGTAGAACCCGTTTTTTTAAGAGGTTGCCTTGGTAATTATTTTAGAttgtttagaaaaaaaaataggtttcCATATAGGGGCGTGTAAATTTTTAACCTCTAAGTCGTTTTAGAGATAaacttatttgtattttagattaatttttaaagttagttgttaaaaaaatgtatagagCTGTTATGAAAcaaaaaagtcttaaaataaGAGATATTTAACTAGTCAATTTATCTGTTACACGTAGAGTTAGTGCCCACCACTAGGTATCCACATCCATTTTCAAATAGAGGCATATTTATGTTAAATTTGGTCAACGGAGAAACATGTATCTGATAGTCGTGGCATATGACCaaatcgttttatttttattaatttaaggcatttacaattttattttttgattttgcagcaGTCACTATGACATTATGCTAGAGAAAGGATTTCCGGACCTTAATGAAGACTATGAGCTATCCTGGCATTTTGTTGGCCTCTTCGCTATAGTTTGGGCAATGGTTGcacttattttttatgaattctCGGAGACGGcaaaatttggaaaattcaTTCGGTACATGGTCGTTGTGACACTGGTTCTTCTTTTAGTGTGCTTCGTGCGTTTTCTATTTCTCCCAGGAGCTCTTTCGTGGCTAGGAAAATATATAGCTCCAAAACCAAGGTACTGGTCGTCGGATGCTGAAATAATATTTGGCATTTCTTTAAGGGTGTTTGGAGCTGGCTGGGGAAGTGTGATAGCCCTGTCCAGTTTTAATGGATTCAAGACCAACATTATGTCGTACAGCTGGATTATTTGCTTCGGACAAACCTTTATTTTCATTCTGTTTAGcttaatttcttttatgctGGAACAATACTTCAAAGGTAATCAGCTAATTTTTCGTAAGCTTTACCtaacatttataatttaagacCTTACTGAAGACGCTGA
The genomic region above belongs to Drosophila takahashii strain IR98-3 E-12201 chromosome 2L, DtakHiC1v2, whole genome shotgun sequence and contains:
- the LOC108058130 gene encoding sodium- and chloride-dependent neutral and basic amino acid transporter B(0+)-like, which translates into the protein MVFETSHGIGQKRFSPDLNRGKWEKSTDYIFACLGLGLKMDAFDFTYYVHKDMGILGVLVYFLCMVLYLVPVIAIHSFMGQFSSSGFISAFRLSPFFKGKSLQMKFRYLTYFIEILILGMGYLSVFLSLSMLTYYSIYAAIPLLFIINSFKPTLPWACEGLKSWYNESYGRSTICNQTINMEDSKFQNNTKKREIYVPSLLYFDSHYDIMLEKGFPDLNEDYELSWHFVGLFAIVWAMVALIFYEFSETAKFGKFIRYMVVVTLVLLLVCFVRFLFLPGALSWLGKYIAPKPRYWSSDAEIIFGISLRVFGAGWGSVIALSSFNGFKTNIMSYSWIICFGQTFIFILFSLISFMLEQYFKDLTEDADKTNILNLWGMTLSSASALSSLGWPNLWTFIYYTTLLMAALISITTQIFTVLQSLFDEFEELRVRKQEVTFSLIGGLSVCSVFFCSNHGISFFCAFYSKTIFLHLLLLLVVLWIYGAERLQRDILFMLGQTFASWKIYILRFIAPIYFVYCLPSEIDLALSQDSFTSAGVYLMSIILVWLPILAIPGYGIYCLAQSTGTVWDRLRRTCRPTDWYPVDLNHRQQYEEAVGNIETHQLVEVTDDIN
- the LOC108058133 gene encoding sodium- and chloride-dependent neutral and basic amino acid transporter B(0+)-like — its product is MIYETSYGTGQKPFSPDPNRGKWEKPTDFIFACFGLALKMDVFDFTYYFHYDMGILGILPYFVYMVIYLVPIIVIHSFVGQFSSSGFISAFRLSPFFKGMGYLSGFLSLSMLLYHVIYAAIPLLFIINSFRPTLPWSCDGLTAWFNETSGRQTICNKTINGQFQNYTKKRKIDVPSFLYYEYQFDSMREKGFPDLNEDYELSWKFVGLFALVWAMVAFIFYKFSEAAKFGKFIRYMVIVTLVLLLVCFVRFLFLPGGLSWLGKYIAPKPRFWAMGTFSTFTVAIRVFGAGWGSVIALSSFNGFKTNILSYSWIISFGQIVICILFSLVAFMLEHYFTELGEGSDETDVLNLWVMILSSASVLSTMGWPNMWTLIYYTTLLMAALISITTQIFTVLQSLLDEFEKLRLRKQEVTFGLIGGLAVCSLFFCTNHGISFFCSFYSDAILLHLLLLLVVLWIYGLERFQRDIEFMLGYQLPSGIIYVLRYIAPLILLIYMPISLRWSIEDLVFTSVGVFVTTIILVWLPILAIPGYGFYCLAQSTGTVWDRLKRTCRPTDWYPVELNHRQQYEEAVGNIETHQLVEVTEDIN